The Euphorbia lathyris chromosome 3, ddEupLath1.1, whole genome shotgun sequence genome contains a region encoding:
- the LOC136221690 gene encoding uncharacterized protein isoform X4, translating into MLLFFLSPLPLFRFGHHNGRKNLQLNLFFSSALSPLVPLWSCFLHHCYISSVLEFWPVLLLLRRCFPSLHPAGLFAQPGTNSGLDLIKEESMGNSSGQSNRICWGIRESEQVILGGAYLCSFRPNTNFGALDFWYINGNDAQREKLEAIIVCAKLVDQLLASRKIYEDVRLKYIKESFGNVATKKCC; encoded by the exons atgctacttttttttctttctcctctGCCCCTTTTTAGATTTGGCCACCATAATGGAAGGAAGAATCTCCAACTGAATCTTTTCTTCTCCTCTGCCTTATCTCCTCTGGTACCTCTATGGAGCTGCTTCCTGCACCACTGTTACATTAGTTCAG TTTTAGAGTTTTGGCCAGTTCTACTTTTGCTCAGGCGTTGCTTTCCATCGCTCCACCCTGCAGGGTTGTTTGCCCAGCCTGGTACCAACTCCGGACTTGATTTGATTAAGGAAGAATCAATGGGAAATTCTTCCGGCCAATCTAATCG TATATGCTGGGGAATCAGAGAATCGGAGCAAGTGATCCTCGGAGGAGCTTATCTGTGTTCATTTCGACCCAACACAAATTTTG GGGCACTTGATTTCTGGTACATTAATGGCAATGATGCACAACGAGAGAAACTGGAAGCAATCATCGT CTGTGCAAAGCTTGTTGACCAACTTCTTGCCTCTAGAAAAATTTATGAAGATGTGAGACTCAAGTACATAAAGGAGTCTTTTGGGAATG TTGCTACTAAAAAGTGCTGCTGA
- the LOC136221690 gene encoding uncharacterized protein isoform X2, which yields MLLFFLSPLPLFRFGHHNGRKNLQLNLFFSSALSPLVPLWSCFLHHCYISSVLEFWPVLLLLRRCFPSLHPAGLFAQPGTNSGLDLIKEESMGNSSGQSNRICWGIRESEQVILGGAYLCSFRPNTNFGALDFWYINGNDAQREKLEAIIVCLLREAWKDREVVVFVLDVVAEGCINGLYPHLSQVHLLRLRSKMVL from the exons atgctacttttttttctttctcctctGCCCCTTTTTAGATTTGGCCACCATAATGGAAGGAAGAATCTCCAACTGAATCTTTTCTTCTCCTCTGCCTTATCTCCTCTGGTACCTCTATGGAGCTGCTTCCTGCACCACTGTTACATTAGTTCAG TTTTAGAGTTTTGGCCAGTTCTACTTTTGCTCAGGCGTTGCTTTCCATCGCTCCACCCTGCAGGGTTGTTTGCCCAGCCTGGTACCAACTCCGGACTTGATTTGATTAAGGAAGAATCAATGGGAAATTCTTCCGGCCAATCTAATCG TATATGCTGGGGAATCAGAGAATCGGAGCAAGTGATCCTCGGAGGAGCTTATCTGTGTTCATTTCGACCCAACACAAATTTTG GGGCACTTGATTTCTGGTACATTAATGGCAATGATGCACAACGAGAGAAACTGGAAGCAATCATCGT GTGTCTGCTAAGGGAGGCCTGGAAAGATAGGGAAGTTGTTGTCTTTGTTTTAGATGTTGTGGCTGAGGGTTGTATTAATGGCCTTTATCCTCATTTGTCTCAG GTACATTTGCTTAGGTTGAGAAGCAAAATGGTTCTTTAG
- the LOC136221690 gene encoding uncharacterized protein isoform X3: protein MLLFFLSPLPLFRFGHHNGRKNLQLNLFFSSALSPLVPLWSCFLHHCYISSVLEFWPVLLLLRRCFPSLHPAGLFAQPGTNSGLDLIKEESMGNSSGQSNRICWGIRESEQVILGGAYLCSFRPNTNFGALDFWYINGNDAQREKLEAIIVCLLREAWKDREVVVFVLDVVAEGCINGLYPHLSQLKVL from the exons atgctacttttttttctttctcctctGCCCCTTTTTAGATTTGGCCACCATAATGGAAGGAAGAATCTCCAACTGAATCTTTTCTTCTCCTCTGCCTTATCTCCTCTGGTACCTCTATGGAGCTGCTTCCTGCACCACTGTTACATTAGTTCAG TTTTAGAGTTTTGGCCAGTTCTACTTTTGCTCAGGCGTTGCTTTCCATCGCTCCACCCTGCAGGGTTGTTTGCCCAGCCTGGTACCAACTCCGGACTTGATTTGATTAAGGAAGAATCAATGGGAAATTCTTCCGGCCAATCTAATCG TATATGCTGGGGAATCAGAGAATCGGAGCAAGTGATCCTCGGAGGAGCTTATCTGTGTTCATTTCGACCCAACACAAATTTTG GGGCACTTGATTTCTGGTACATTAATGGCAATGATGCACAACGAGAGAAACTGGAAGCAATCATCGT GTGTCTGCTAAGGGAGGCCTGGAAAGATAGGGAAGTTGTTGTCTTTGTTTTAGATGTTGTGGCTGAGGGTTGTATTAATGGCCTTTATCCTCATTTGTCTCAG CTGAAAGTATTGTGA
- the LOC136221690 gene encoding uncharacterized protein isoform X7, translating into MSFATIGLFAQPGTNSGLDLIKEESMGNSSGQSNRICWGIRESEQVILGGAYLCSFRPNTNFGALDFWYINGNDAQREKLEAIIVCLLREAWKDREVVVFVLDVVAEGCINGLYPHLSQVNCFISFQFNWLCLK; encoded by the exons ATGTCCTTCGCCACCATAG GGTTGTTTGCCCAGCCTGGTACCAACTCCGGACTTGATTTGATTAAGGAAGAATCAATGGGAAATTCTTCCGGCCAATCTAATCG TATATGCTGGGGAATCAGAGAATCGGAGCAAGTGATCCTCGGAGGAGCTTATCTGTGTTCATTTCGACCCAACACAAATTTTG GGGCACTTGATTTCTGGTACATTAATGGCAATGATGCACAACGAGAGAAACTGGAAGCAATCATCGT GTGTCTGCTAAGGGAGGCCTGGAAAGATAGGGAAGTTGTTGTCTTTGTTTTAGATGTTGTGGCTGAGGGTTGTATTAATGGCCTTTATCCTCATTTGTCTCAGGTAAATTGTTTTATATCTTTCCAATTTAACTGGCTCTGTTTAAAGTAG
- the LOC136221690 gene encoding uncharacterized protein isoform X5: protein MLLFFLSPLPLFRFGHHNGRKNLQLNLFFSSALSPLVPLWSCFLHHCYISSVLEFWPVLLLLRRCFPSLHPAGLFAQPGTNSGLDLIKEESMGNSSGQSNRICWGIRESEQVILGGAYLCSFRPNTNFGALDFWYINGNDAQREKLEAIIVCLLREAWKDREVVVFVLDVVAEGCINGLYPHLSQFS from the exons atgctacttttttttctttctcctctGCCCCTTTTTAGATTTGGCCACCATAATGGAAGGAAGAATCTCCAACTGAATCTTTTCTTCTCCTCTGCCTTATCTCCTCTGGTACCTCTATGGAGCTGCTTCCTGCACCACTGTTACATTAGTTCAG TTTTAGAGTTTTGGCCAGTTCTACTTTTGCTCAGGCGTTGCTTTCCATCGCTCCACCCTGCAGGGTTGTTTGCCCAGCCTGGTACCAACTCCGGACTTGATTTGATTAAGGAAGAATCAATGGGAAATTCTTCCGGCCAATCTAATCG TATATGCTGGGGAATCAGAGAATCGGAGCAAGTGATCCTCGGAGGAGCTTATCTGTGTTCATTTCGACCCAACACAAATTTTG GGGCACTTGATTTCTGGTACATTAATGGCAATGATGCACAACGAGAGAAACTGGAAGCAATCATCGT GTGTCTGCTAAGGGAGGCCTGGAAAGATAGGGAAGTTGTTGTCTTTGTTTTAGATGTTGTGGCTGAGGGTTGTATTAATGGCCTTTATCCTCATTTGTCTCAG TTCAGCTGA
- the LOC136221690 gene encoding uncharacterized protein isoform X1 translates to MLLFFLSPLPLFRFGHHNGRKNLQLNLFFSSALSPLVPLWSCFLHHCYISSVLEFWPVLLLLRRCFPSLHPAGLFAQPGTNSGLDLIKEESMGNSSGQSNRICWGIRESEQVILGGAYLCSFRPNTNFGALDFWYINGNDAQREKLEAIIVCLLREAWKDREVVVFVLDVVAEGCINGLYPHLSQVNCFISFQFNWLCLK, encoded by the exons atgctacttttttttctttctcctctGCCCCTTTTTAGATTTGGCCACCATAATGGAAGGAAGAATCTCCAACTGAATCTTTTCTTCTCCTCTGCCTTATCTCCTCTGGTACCTCTATGGAGCTGCTTCCTGCACCACTGTTACATTAGTTCAG TTTTAGAGTTTTGGCCAGTTCTACTTTTGCTCAGGCGTTGCTTTCCATCGCTCCACCCTGCAGGGTTGTTTGCCCAGCCTGGTACCAACTCCGGACTTGATTTGATTAAGGAAGAATCAATGGGAAATTCTTCCGGCCAATCTAATCG TATATGCTGGGGAATCAGAGAATCGGAGCAAGTGATCCTCGGAGGAGCTTATCTGTGTTCATTTCGACCCAACACAAATTTTG GGGCACTTGATTTCTGGTACATTAATGGCAATGATGCACAACGAGAGAAACTGGAAGCAATCATCGT GTGTCTGCTAAGGGAGGCCTGGAAAGATAGGGAAGTTGTTGTCTTTGTTTTAGATGTTGTGGCTGAGGGTTGTATTAATGGCCTTTATCCTCATTTGTCTCAGGTAAATTGTTTTATATCTTTCCAATTTAACTGGCTCTGTTTAAAGTAG
- the LOC136221690 gene encoding uncharacterized protein isoform X6 — protein MLLFFLSPLPLFRFGHHNGRKNLQLNLFFSSALSPLVPLWSCFLHHCYISSGLFAQPGTNSGLDLIKEESMGNSSGQSNRICWGIRESEQVILGGAYLCSFRPNTNFGALDFWYINGNDAQREKLEAIIVCLLREAWKDREVVVFVLDVVAEGCINGLYPHLSQVNCFISFQFNWLCLK, from the exons atgctacttttttttctttctcctctGCCCCTTTTTAGATTTGGCCACCATAATGGAAGGAAGAATCTCCAACTGAATCTTTTCTTCTCCTCTGCCTTATCTCCTCTGGTACCTCTATGGAGCTGCTTCCTGCACCACTGTTACATTAGTTCAG GGTTGTTTGCCCAGCCTGGTACCAACTCCGGACTTGATTTGATTAAGGAAGAATCAATGGGAAATTCTTCCGGCCAATCTAATCG TATATGCTGGGGAATCAGAGAATCGGAGCAAGTGATCCTCGGAGGAGCTTATCTGTGTTCATTTCGACCCAACACAAATTTTG GGGCACTTGATTTCTGGTACATTAATGGCAATGATGCACAACGAGAGAAACTGGAAGCAATCATCGT GTGTCTGCTAAGGGAGGCCTGGAAAGATAGGGAAGTTGTTGTCTTTGTTTTAGATGTTGTGGCTGAGGGTTGTATTAATGGCCTTTATCCTCATTTGTCTCAGGTAAATTGTTTTATATCTTTCCAATTTAACTGGCTCTGTTTAAAGTAG